Genomic segment of Gloeocapsa sp. PCC 7428:
AAGCAAATTGCCAAAAGCATTTTGCCCGAAGTGAAAGAAGCAATCAAAGGAACTGCGATCGCCAAAAGCACAACCGCACTACTAAAAGTGGCGCGCGCCGGAAGCAAAGAGCGCGAACAAGCAGAGAAAGCAGAAAAAGCAATTCAGGAAGCTCAAAAGCAAGAAGAACGCCAACGCCAAGCGCAATTAGCAGATGAAGCCAGAGCCAAGCAGCGAGAGCTACAACTACAAACACTGCGCAATGTGGCAGCACAGAAAGCGGCGAAGCTGAAAAAGAAAGAATTACGCAAGCACTTACAGCCACAAGCAAAAGAAATTACCACTCAAGACGTTTTGAATACTCAACCTGGCGATCAGTGGCTTTTAGCACGACACTTAGTCTATTGCGGCGACACCGCGAGTGATGAGTTTATTCGCTGTTTACCGTCTCATGCGGCACTTGCGATCGCCACTCCCTCGACAATTTGGCGACATGATTATTTAATCGACGAAGCGCGCGTTGTTGCTGTGTTGCGCACGGCGGGGTACATTCATCAATTCTGTACGCAGCAACGGATGCCTTTTCAATACGAGTTGTTGATTGGTGGGATTTATGTTGCGCTGTTTTCTTACTCTTCGCTAATGGCACCCCAAAACCCGATTGAAGTTGAAGGCGTCGAAGGCATTGTCGCATTTTTGATAAGTTTGTACTCGCAAGAAGGCAACTTTGTGTTAGCGCCATTTATTGGACACGGCGAAGCGTTAATTTGTTGCGAACGAATGGGGCGGATTTGCTTTACAGGTGATTTAGAGCCGCAGCACGTTAGTCAAGCGATCGCGCGTTGGCAACAATGGACGGGAAGGCAGGTGCAAAGAGGAAGCTGACATAATTCGCGGCAACGCTTCCGGAAAACTGCTGAAACTTCATCAAATCTTTACACAAATCCCCCAAAAAAGCCGATTTTTATAAAGATAGTGTAAAGCTGTGGTGACGTACCTAGATATCGTGATAGTTTCGTAACCAATCTATCGACCAGCATAACTACTCCAACTTGCCGTCACCGATTGTTAATTAACTGATAGAACGATAGAGAAAAACTTGTTGTAACTATAGTAAGTTTTGAACATAGTTAAATAAATAAGTCAAATCTCTGTCACGTTCAATACAGAAATTAGCAAAACAGCGCAACTAAGATGCTGGCTAAAGCTTAGAAAATTGTATAGCCGTCCAGATAAAGTGCGATCGCCCCTTGTTCGCGTTCAATTCCTTTCGTCAACATGAGTAGGTAAACCGACACTGAACAAGCACGAATAAATACTGAACAAAACTGAATAAAGATATCTGACGAATTCAGCACTTTTGAGATAGTTTAGGAACCAATAATTTTTTTGGCAAAGCCAAATGACAACAAATAGATAAAAAAAATTGTTTTTATCTCAAACGTTTGCTAGAACACAGTATTTATATTTGTTGAGAATTATGATAAGTTCCATAGATATGCCAGTTCAGGTAGCTAAAAACCTACTACTTTTTTTAAAAGGGTCATTTATGGCATTCATCAAAATTGAAAATGTTGTCATCAATACCAACTATATCGCTGCGATTAAGCTTGATAATCAAACGATTTCTGGTGAAAGCAGCGTTTCGCTCCTGATGGCTACCCCGAAGCTTCCTTTGTTTCAAATAGAAGGTGCTTTCCCGAATCACTATCACTACGAATGGATTGACTTTGTAGGTAGGGAAGCAAAAGCGCTCAAAGATTATTTTACTAGCTTTAATAATGTAATTGATTTACTACCACAGCCTTGTAAAGTCAAAGAAATGTAATCTCATTCGTCATTACTAAATAAATCATTTAAGTTTGTGCTGCAAACAAGTAGACCTAAGCCTATGTTTGCCTGCAATATTACTGTTGCATTATCACAGTTACACAACGAAATCAGAAATTGTGAAACAGCATTGATGAAGCTAATACAAAAGAAAAAAAGCATGGCTGATAAAGTATTAGAACAAGACCCCATCAATACTCAACTTCAAAAGAATCCGATTGCCATTATTGGTATCGCTTCGCTGTTCCCACAGTCGAGAAATACACAACAATACTGGCAAAAAATTATCGAAAAAGTTGATTGTATTACTGATGTGCCACCTTCGCGCTGGGATGTTGATGCCTATTACGATCCAGATCCGAAAGCGCCTGATAAAACGTATTGCAAACGCGGTGGTTTTATTCCAGATATTGACTTTAATCCCATGGAATTTGGGCTACCGCCTAATATTTTAGAAGTCACCGACGTTTCGCAATTGCTCGGCTTAGTCGTTGCCAAAGAAGCAATGGAAGACGCAGGGTACGATGAAACGCGGCAGTTTAATCGCGATCGCACCGGAGTCATTTTAGGCGTTGCCTTAGCAAGACAGTTAGCCATGCCTTTAGGTGCAAGATTGCAATATCCCATCTGGGAAAAAGCCCTGAAAAGCAGCGGTTTATCCGATGCAGACACGCAAAAAATCATCGACAAAATTAAAAGCGCGTACGTCAACTGGGAAGAAAACGCCTTTCCAGGAATGCTTGCCAATGTTGTCAGTGGTAGAATTGCGAATCGCCTTGATTTTGGCGGAACAAACTGCGTCGTCGATGCGGCTTGCGCAAGTTCATTGGGGGCGCTGCGCATGGCAATGAGCGAGTTAGTCGAACATCGCTGCGACATGATGTTGACAGGCGGTGTCGATACCGATAACTCGATCGTCGCGTATATGTGCTTTAGTAAAACTCCGGCGGTATCCCCTAGCCAAAACGTCAAACCTTTCGATGCGGAATCAGATGGGATGATGCTAGGCGAAGGCATCGGCATGATCGTCCTCAAGCGCCTTAGCGATGCTGAACGTGACGGCGACAAGATTTATGCCGTGATTAAAGGCATTGGAACTTCCAGCGATGGCAAGTACAAAAGTATCTACGCGCCGCGCCCTGAAGGACAAATCAGCGCGTTGCGCCGCGCGTACGAAGATGCAGGCTGTGCGCCGGAAAGCGTAGGCTTAATTGAAGCGCACGGAACAGGCACAATGGCAGGCGATCCTACTGAGTTTACCGCTTTAAAAGCCTTTTTTGAAGAAACAAACGTCGGTAAACAAAAAATTGCCCTTGGTAGCGTTAAGTCGCAAATTGGACATACCAAAGCCGCAGCTGGTGCAGCAAGTCTCATTAAAACAGCTTTGGCACTGCATCATAAAGTCTTACCACCGACAATCAACGTCACAAAACCGAATCCAAAACTCAAAATTGAGGATTCACCATTTTATCTCAACACCGAAACGCGTCCTTGGTTATCCAGCGAAACGCCGCGACGGGCTGGCGTGAGTTCGTTTGGCTTTGGCGGAACGAATTATCACGTCGTTTTAGAAGAATACACCAAAGAACATAACAACTATCCTTATCGAATTCATCAAACGCCCCAGATTGTCTTACTATCCGCCGCGACACCCGAACAGTTACAGCATAAGTGTGCTGATTTACTCGCACAGTTGCAAGGAGAAGCCGCAGAACAACACTTTGCCCAAGTTGTTGGTGCATCGCAAACGCTAGAAGTTCCGGTGACAGAGGCAAGGCTTGGTTTTGTTGCTGATTGCGCAAGTCAAGCGATCGCCTTACTGCAAATCAGTATTGAACAACTTAAAAACAACTCAACCGATTGGGAACATCCCCAAGGCATTTATTATCGCCAAAGCGGTATCGATCCGACAGGTAAAGTCGTCGCGCTGTTTTCTGGGCAAGGTTCGCAATACCTTGATATGGGTAGAGAATTGGCAATCAACTTTCCCTGCTTGCGACAGGTTTACAGCCAGATGGATAACCTGTTAACTCAAGACGGATTACAGCCGATCTCCGAAATTGTGTTTCCGCCTCCGGTGTTTGATAACGCGCAACGCCAAAAGCAGCAAGAAGCTTTGCAGCAGACGCAATACGCGCAGCCAGCAATTGGAGTATTTAGCGTCGGATTGTACAAAATATTTCAACAAGCGGGGTTTAAACCTGATTTTGTCGCTGGACATAGTTTTGGTGAATTAACTGCATTGTGGGCGGCTGAAGTTTTAAGCGATCGCGATTATTTATCGCTTGTCAAAGCGCGGGGACAAGCAATGGCAACTCCCAAGCAACCCCACTTTGACGCAGGGGCGATGCTAGCAGTGAAAGGCGATGTCAGTCAAGTGACAACATTCATCAAGCAGTTTCCGCTAGTAACGATCGCCAACTTCAACTCGACAAAGCAAGTCGTTTTGGCGGGAACCAAACTAGAAATTGCCCAAGTACAACAAGCTTTGAATGCGCAAGGCTTCTCCACTGTTGTTCTCCCTGTCGCCGCCGCGTTTCACACGCCGTTAGTCGGCTACGCACAAAAACCTTTTGCCCAGGCGATTGAAGCAACGCGTTTTGCAGCACCAAAAACCGCAATTTACTCGAATGTAACAGGGAAACCGTATCCCGAAGCACCCCAGGCAATTCAAAAAATCCTCAAAGAACACTTACTTAATTCGGTGTTATTTAAGGATCAGATCGAGAATATCTATGCAAGTGGGGGTTACTTCTTCGTTGAATTTGGACCAAGAAATATTTTGACGAATTTAGTCAAAGAAACACTTGGCGATCGCCCGCACTTAGCTGTGGCGGTGAATGCACACAAACAACAAAATAGCGATCGCACGCTGCGATCGGCAGTTCTTCAATTGCGCGTCGCAGGATTGTCTCTGAAAAATATCGATCCTTACCAATTAGAAACGAAAACTCCTACTCCAAAAGGCAATAAATCCCTCAACGTCCGCTTAAATAGTGCAAACTATATTTCAGAAAAAACACAAGCCGCATTCGCGCAAGCTTTAGCAGATACACACATCTCAGTCGCCCCACCCGTGCCATCTACACCAGTGAC
This window contains:
- a CDS encoding ParB N-terminal domain-containing protein gives rise to the protein MPIVTIAQIKVGLNRRPIKQQKVIELIESIKANGLLNPITVDQDLNLIAGLHRLTACKMLGLEQVECNIINCADSAHARLAEIDENLIRSELDALERAELWLERDRILEGLQLRAKPGDNQYTYKGKGSETISPPPKTTFELAQAVGYTERTFQQGKQIAKSILPEVKEAIKGTAIAKSTTALLKVARAGSKEREQAEKAEKAIQEAQKQEERQRQAQLADEARAKQRELQLQTLRNVAAQKAAKLKKKELRKHLQPQAKEITTQDVLNTQPGDQWLLARHLVYCGDTASDEFIRCLPSHAALAIATPSTIWRHDYLIDEARVVAVLRTAGYIHQFCTQQRMPFQYELLIGGIYVALFSYSSLMAPQNPIEVEGVEGIVAFLISLYSQEGNFVLAPFIGHGEALICCERMGRICFTGDLEPQHVSQAIARWQQWTGRQVQRGS
- a CDS encoding type I polyketide synthase; its protein translation is MADKVLEQDPINTQLQKNPIAIIGIASLFPQSRNTQQYWQKIIEKVDCITDVPPSRWDVDAYYDPDPKAPDKTYCKRGGFIPDIDFNPMEFGLPPNILEVTDVSQLLGLVVAKEAMEDAGYDETRQFNRDRTGVILGVALARQLAMPLGARLQYPIWEKALKSSGLSDADTQKIIDKIKSAYVNWEENAFPGMLANVVSGRIANRLDFGGTNCVVDAACASSLGALRMAMSELVEHRCDMMLTGGVDTDNSIVAYMCFSKTPAVSPSQNVKPFDAESDGMMLGEGIGMIVLKRLSDAERDGDKIYAVIKGIGTSSDGKYKSIYAPRPEGQISALRRAYEDAGCAPESVGLIEAHGTGTMAGDPTEFTALKAFFEETNVGKQKIALGSVKSQIGHTKAAAGAASLIKTALALHHKVLPPTINVTKPNPKLKIEDSPFYLNTETRPWLSSETPRRAGVSSFGFGGTNYHVVLEEYTKEHNNYPYRIHQTPQIVLLSAATPEQLQHKCADLLAQLQGEAAEQHFAQVVGASQTLEVPVTEARLGFVADCASQAIALLQISIEQLKNNSTDWEHPQGIYYRQSGIDPTGKVVALFSGQGSQYLDMGRELAINFPCLRQVYSQMDNLLTQDGLQPISEIVFPPPVFDNAQRQKQQEALQQTQYAQPAIGVFSVGLYKIFQQAGFKPDFVAGHSFGELTALWAAEVLSDRDYLSLVKARGQAMATPKQPHFDAGAMLAVKGDVSQVTTFIKQFPLVTIANFNSTKQVVLAGTKLEIAQVQQALNAQGFSTVVLPVAAAFHTPLVGYAQKPFAQAIEATRFAAPKTAIYSNVTGKPYPEAPQAIQKILKEHLLNSVLFKDQIENIYASGGYFFVEFGPRNILTNLVKETLGDRPHLAVAVNAHKQQNSDRTLRSAVLQLRVAGLSLKNIDPYQLETKTPTPKGNKSLNVRLNSANYISEKTQAAFAQALADTHISVAPPVPSTPVTNGHHPQPVPAFSQPEAATTVTPPPTTVDYQKMLDSIESTLAQFNDHHGDILQVHEESLKHQSEYAQTFFQLTQQQNVLLADAQDAAVRDSLERSMMRFHDHQAETLRIHEQYLQQQMEHSHSFFQLIEQKYESAIAQGVTKAFQPKPSISNGNGNGHHANGHGVSFVEQSSKPAENIAVKPSPSEAPSEPLLPITPPVTEPSISAPTALIDVADLSQTLLNVVSDKTGYPVEMLELEMDMEADLGIDSIKRVEILGALLELYPGLPQPNPEELGELRTLGQIAEYMSRIATTLPVKAEVTTVDAVVQDEVTTPVVSIPNPPIEPSISAPTALIDVADLSQTLLNVVSDKTGYPVEMLELEMDMEADLGIDSIKRVEILGTLLELYPGLPQPNPEELSELRTLGQIAEYMSRIAGNLTATETLPKKQDSGQPEISHNIMRSVVKLKVLPPPDRLECHLPQQHVCLITDNGSALTSQLAQALIAKGEKVVVLSFPKSVIPQSAGVEKHIPRVVLEDLSETHLQQQLNAIAQHGSIGSFIHLHPTIHNEREEIAYLNSETALLKHIFLIAKYLKEPLNSSATQGRSCFITVTHLDGELGIGQKNHYSAIAGGLFGLTKTLNQEWETVFCRAIDFSTNIDAQQAVQHILAEIQDPNRLISEVGYGAKGRVTLVRD